From a region of the Coffea arabica cultivar ET-39 chromosome 3e, Coffea Arabica ET-39 HiFi, whole genome shotgun sequence genome:
- the LOC113736897 gene encoding trans-resveratrol di-O-methyltransferase-like, whose protein sequence is MDSARNIGDHTGELFQAQAHIWNHIFNFINSMSVKCAIQLGIPDAIHKHGQPMTLDQLIDALPIKNAKAPFVYRLMQILIHSGFFIEAKIPGNENDNQKGYLLTSASELLLKSNPFSMTPFLLAMLDPTLTDPWHHLSQWFQNSDETPFYTCHGRSIYAFASHAPWLNQFFNEAMASDTRLVSSVVTKDCKHVFESLNSLVDVEGGTGTFAKAIADAFPRLKCTVLDLPHVVDGLESSKNLAYVGGNMFEAIPPADAVLMKWILIDWSDDECVQILKKCKEAIPSKEKGGKVIIVDMFYKSLQKGDDDHEAIETQLFFDMVVMVLLKGRQRNEKDWAKLFTEAGFSDYKITAVLGLRSIIEVYYY, encoded by the exons atggatTCGGCTAGAAATATTGGTGATCATACTGGTGAGCTTTTTCAAGCACAAGCTCACATATGGAACCATATATTCAACTTCATAAATTCTATGTCCGTCAAATGTGCAATTCAATTAGGCATTCCAGACGCTATTCACAAACATGGCCAGCCGATGACTCTTGATCAATTGATCGATGCTCTTCCCATCAAGAATGCAAAAGCCCCTTTCGTTTATCGTCTCATGCAGATTTTGATCCACTCAGGCTTCTTCATTGAAGCAAAGATTCCTGGAAATGAGAATGATAATCAAAAGGGTTATCTGCTCACTTCTGCTTCTGAACTCCTTTTAAAGAGTAACCCTTTTAGCATGACGCCATTTTTACTAGCCATGCTCGATCCCACCTTGACTGATCCATGGCACCATCTCAGCCAGTGGTTTCAGAATAGTGACGAAACCCCATTTTATACTTGCCATGGGAGGTCAATTTATGCTTTTGCAAGTCATGCGCCGTGGCTTAATCAATTCTTTAACGAAGCAATGGCTAGTGATACCCGGCTGGTTAGTAGTGTGGTGACCAAAGATTGTAAGCATGTTTTTGAGAGTTTGAATTCATTGGTGGATGTTGAAGGTGGAACTGGAACCTTTGCTAAGGCAATTGCTGATGCTTTCCCTCGCCTGAAATGCACTGTGCTTGATCTTCCTCATGTTGTTGATGGCTTGGAGAGTAGTAAGAACTTGGCCTATGTTGGAGGTAACATGTTTGAAGCCATTCCTCCTGCAGATGCTGTTTTAATGAAG TGGATATTGATTGATTGGAGCGATGATGAGTGTGTACAAATACTAAAAAAATGTAAAGAAGCAATTCCTAGCAAGGAAAAAGGAGGCAAAGTGATAATTGTTGACATGTTCTACAAAAGTCTGCAGAAAGGGGATGATGATCATGAGGCGATTGAGACCCAACTGTTCTTTGATATGGTAGTGATGGTTCTACTCAAAGGAAGGCAAAGAAATGAGAAAGATTGGGCGAAACTTTTCACGGAGGCAGGCTTCAGTGACTATAAGATAACTGCAGTATTGGGATTGAGATCTATCATTGaggtttattattattaa